In one Pseudomonas sp. R84 genomic region, the following are encoded:
- a CDS encoding RNA polymerase factor sigma-70, with the protein MTEQVSTSKCDSPLLQAFVDNRLILVKIAARITGCRSRAEDVVQDAFFRLQSAPPITSSIKAQLSYLFQIVRNLAIDHYRKQALEQKYSGPEEEGLNVVIQGASPETSHINFSTLENIADALTELPSRTRYAFEMYRLHGVPQKDIAKELGVSPTLVNFMIRDALVHCRKVSGSRRDTVIAGRR; encoded by the coding sequence ATGACGGAACAAGTATCCACAAGCAAGTGCGATTCACCGCTACTTCAGGCATTCGTCGACAATCGACTGATTCTGGTCAAAATTGCAGCTCGTATTACCGGCTGTCGGTCGCGCGCCGAAGATGTGGTGCAGGATGCGTTTTTCCGACTGCAATCGGCGCCACCGATCACGTCGTCGATCAAAGCCCAACTGAGCTATCTGTTCCAGATCGTGCGCAACCTCGCCATCGATCACTACCGCAAACAGGCGCTTGAGCAGAAGTACTCCGGCCCTGAAGAGGAAGGGCTGAACGTGGTCATTCAAGGTGCTTCGCCGGAAACCTCGCACATCAACTTCTCGACCCTGGAAAACATCGCCGACGCGCTGACCGAACTGCCTAGCCGCACGCGCTATGCGTTCGAGATGTACCGCCTGCACGGCGTGCCGCAAAAGGACATCGCCAAGGAACTCGGCGTATCGCCGACCCTGGTCAACTTCATGATTCGTGATGCGCTGGTGCACTGCCGCAAGGTCTCGGGCAGTCGTCGGGATACGGTGATTGCGGGTCGTCGTTAA
- a CDS encoding GNAT family N-acetyltransferase: protein MSNLNDLNALALPSGSQLIADATESRLSLSLDGQPLIRLRLDREAKGAIQLDERFALPPGQALWAACYWLFARDPACQQLTWQLDQPPTEALLSGLLLSTEVAGEYRCERTLFWQLPQPWLGTSLTGSYPQQMVISQGKRHPLRPVKPRGEVYRRFDARLGAWISLRTVEIEEDLPRFNRWQNSPRVASFWQEEGSIEKHREYLSKLDADPHTLTLIGCFDDQPFAYFEAYWAKEDRIAPFYDADNYDRGIHMLVGEENHRGPHKVASWLSALVHYLFLDDPRTQRVVAEPRADNAKMIGHMQNQCFHCEKEFDFPHKRAALMILGRERFFDRCKLA, encoded by the coding sequence ATGTCCAATCTGAATGACCTGAATGCCCTGGCCTTGCCTTCGGGCAGTCAACTGATCGCTGATGCCACCGAAAGCCGTCTAAGCCTGAGCCTGGACGGACAACCGCTGATTCGCCTGCGCCTCGATCGAGAGGCCAAGGGGGCAATCCAGCTCGATGAGCGCTTTGCGCTGCCGCCCGGGCAGGCGCTGTGGGCAGCCTGTTACTGGCTGTTCGCGCGGGATCCGGCGTGCCAACAATTGACTTGGCAATTGGATCAGCCACCGACCGAAGCCTTGCTCAGCGGATTGTTGTTGAGCACCGAAGTGGCCGGCGAGTATCGCTGCGAGCGCACGCTGTTCTGGCAACTGCCGCAACCTTGGCTCGGCACATCGCTGACCGGCAGTTATCCGCAGCAAATGGTCATCAGCCAAGGCAAGCGTCATCCCTTGCGGCCAGTCAAACCGCGCGGTGAAGTGTATCGGCGTTTCGATGCGCGTCTGGGTGCGTGGATTTCCTTGCGTACGGTCGAAATCGAAGAAGATTTGCCGCGTTTCAACCGCTGGCAGAACAGCCCGCGCGTCGCCAGTTTCTGGCAGGAAGAGGGCAGCATCGAGAAGCACCGCGAATACTTGAGCAAGCTCGATGCCGACCCGCACACGCTGACCTTGATCGGCTGCTTCGATGATCAGCCGTTTGCCTATTTCGAAGCCTATTGGGCCAAGGAAGATCGCATCGCGCCGTTCTACGATGCCGACAATTACGATCGTGGCATTCACATGCTGGTGGGCGAGGAAAATCATCGCGGCCCGCACAAAGTGGCGAGCTGGTTATCGGCGCTGGTGCATTACCTGTTTCTGGATGATCCGCGCACTCAGCGTGTGGTCGCTGAGCCTCGGGCGGACAACGCGAAGATGATCGGCCATATGCAGAATCAGTGTTTCCACTGCGAGAAGGAATTCGATTTCCCGCACAAGCGCGCGGCGCTGATGATTCTGGGGCGTGAGCGGTTTTTTGATCGGTGCAAACTGGCCTGA